One segment of Oscillatoria sp. FACHB-1406 DNA contains the following:
- a CDS encoding saccharopine dehydrogenase NADP-binding domain-containing protein: MTYSSIARLKLWQLVENRIKFYFLILDETPMSERPYHIILYGASGFVGRQTVHYLARQTSPERVTFAIAGRNRQKLEAVRDEVGATVDILVADCQDRQSPNRYEKLNFSLFYDKFATNPHSARQKVVALCDR; encoded by the coding sequence GTGACGTACTCTTCCATCGCTCGCTTAAAACTTTGGCAGCTTGTAGAGAATAGAATTAAATTCTATTTCCTAATTTTAGATGAAACTCCCATGTCCGAGCGTCCCTATCACATTATCCTCTACGGTGCTAGTGGCTTTGTGGGTCGGCAGACCGTGCATTACTTAGCCCGCCAAACTTCTCCCGAACGAGTCACCTTCGCGATCGCCGGACGCAACCGCCAGAAATTAGAAGCCGTTCGCGATGAAGTCGGTGCAACCGTAGATATCCTAGTCGCTGACTGCCAAGATCGACAGTCGCCAAACAGATACGAAAAGCTAAACTTTTCCCTTTTTTACGACAAATTCGCCACCAACCCACATTCCGCACGACAAAAAGTAGTTGCTCTGTGCG